The genomic interval ACCCAAATCACCCACTGGGCCAATTGAGAGTGGCCATACTATGCATAGCTATGGTATGGTAGCTCCAATCAAAGCCCAGACCTAGGGAGATACAATGAACCTCTGGCTTCCCAGAGGTATGGGAATGGCGCCCAATGCTGGGACTTTCATTGTCCGGTTTTGCGGAGCAGCCTTTTGGGCGGTCCATCTGCTTTAAATGGTGTGAGCCCAAAAGGCTGCTGTGCTGCAGACTGGGAAACAAAAGCCATGATGACGATtgtggcgatgatgatgatgtcgaTGGGAGGAGCGATGGAATCTACGCCTCTTTCGAATTGCATCACTGAGATTGCTGGATTTCCTGCAAATGACAGGTATTGAGTGCTCGACAGAAACAATGCATTTGTGCATCAATCGATAAGCAAACTGTTCTGGCCCCCTTGATGCTTTGACCTCAATGCAGGAGCTTAACATCCTCCTTCTTGTGTAATCCGATAATGCCGaactatatactatatgccATCGCATTACTTACCCCTTTCGGCGGTCTGCGTCATTTTGCCCAGCAAGCTGTTTACATAGTTAAATGACATCAATAAGCCCTTTGCCGCCGATTGCATAACCGGCTTTTCACTATTGCCCAGGACATAACCTTTGGCCCTCTCTGGGGTTTATTATTTCCATTGTGACATTTGAAACTCCATTATCTCAGTTTTTAAAAGAAATGGTAGACACATCCCAGGGCTTCCAATTGTTGTCTTTTGTAAGACTTTTCACATACAAACTCTAGGTGAAAGTCCTAAATTCATACATTCCTCACCTCCTCCGCCCTTCTACGAACATTGCTAGATTTTCGGCTACTGACCCTGGGTCATTCGTATGAAAATTCAGGAGAGTACAACAGCCTCCGAGATCCTGAAATAATGCCGAAACATTTGCGTACGGCACGTCAATCATCCTTGCATCAATGCACCTAAAAGTATTCCAACTGGAGGTATGTGACCTGTATGATACTCATTCATTCGGTGCTCATACTGGAGAAATGTTTTAGTGATGCATTAAGTTAATGTTCTCTTGCATATATTACGCTGAAATTGTTCGTgcaataagaaaatatttatatatgaaatTTCCATACTTACTTGTTCTGTATTCTTTAAAATGTCCACCTTGCCTATTTAATACCTATAAATCGGGATGGGTACATGAGCTGCTTCATTGAACTGAATATTCCTCTGAAATATCCTTGAGAACAGGATACCAAATCATTGCTTATTTCGTGCGTTTGTTTGCTCATCTGATGACGTCAGTTGAATCAAATCCTGCCACCCAGCACTCAATCAGAAGTGCAGCGTACCGTAAAATCTAATTGGCAGTCGTCTCCCCTCAATCCGGTGGATAAGCCCACACTCCCcttttgaaatgcaaaacaaagtgCTTTTAGGGGATTGGGGCACTTGTTTTATTGTTCAAACCCAAGGTTTGGTAGCCCAATTATTCGAAATGTATCGATTTCAGATGCCTACTTTCTGTACAGAGTGTTGGACCAATCGAAGACTGGATAACTCCAGGTGGGATAGTTCAGGTAGGTGGACCTCAAGGCAGGTGTCAACAGAGATGATATCCTTGGAACACTGCGATGAACGATGGTGGAACTCTGGTGGGAAACTGCGGTGGGCACATGCTCCACCAGCTGACCCACCTTGGCAAAAGTTGGTTGGTGGTGGAGGGTCATCAAGGGATGGTACATTTGCAGATCGGCATTTCCAAGTGCCAAAAGGCAAAGCAAGACAGCAAAAGATAAGTTCTGTTTTGACAAAAGTggtataatttaaatataaaaatgttccTCTTCACTTACCATGCTCTGTGACATCTTCTTGGTTCAGTTCACTTCACTTGACTGTTGTTCGTTGGCCATTCTATACTACGCTTTTATAGTCCAGCTCAGAACTTAAAATTGGAGAATGGATCAGCCATTCTAAATTAATGGTCCCAGCCCTTGAACATGAGAAGAGCATGGGCGTTAACCCAGACCCTGTGCCTGCCTAATCCTCCAGAGATCTTGATTGCACACAACTTGAGATTTCGTTGGGAACAGGGGGCGGACGTGGCATATTTATTGTGGTCGTGGGCTGGTCTCTGTGTTAACTTTATTGATTTCCTGTCGCACCAACAACGCCCCAGAATGCGAGCCAGATAAGTGAAAATGCAATGGATTCGTAATTCGCAAATGCAGGACAGTAATTTTACATAAGATGGGTAAAGGGATAGATTTGCATGGGCAAGCAAGTATTGAATGGAAATTTCAATTGAGAAGAGGACACTTTAAAAAGGAGTTAAAGCCAGTGGGTATATGATTTGATCAATATATgctatatttattattttaagttttctttattttatgaaaaaaagaacaaaatcttttaaatgcaaatgcgaaatCTTTATTATGGGCACACTACCGAAGAATTATACAGAAAATGGCAGAAGAAAGAAGACGTAGAAGATACAGCATTTTGTGGGTTATGTGGTCCAGAAAGGAAATTAAGAATGGAAGTATCGTTCGGCAAGTTCAACTTGTTGATCTTTGGCATGGATCCTCAGTTGCGGATGAGGACCACTCGGGGATCGGAGGCCACGGTCCACAGAAGTGGTGGCTGCTGGCGGATCACCTGGGTGGTGCGAACAGCGGGAGCTACTATGGGTGTGACCAATCGGCGGTGATCGTGCACCACCGTCTGGCTCTGATGCGAAACGGCAGTGGGCACGTGCTGCACCACCTCACCCACCTTGGCTACGGCTGGCTCCTGGATGGTCAATACAGTTCGAAGTCCATTACGGGCGGCCAGTATTAGAGGAAGAGGCACAGAGACGGGAATTCCCGCAGAGACAAGGCGGGCACCAATCGGATCCACACTGCCACTGGATGCGGAGGACACCTGTTCTTCTTCTGCCTCCTCCTGGGATGGCTCTTCCGGCTGGGCAGCGGATGAGCTGACAGATCCCGAACTGCCATCGGCTAACTCAACGGAATCCTCGCTGGCAATAGGAAGCAGCTGCGAGGACTTGACCGAACTGAGGGCCACCAGATTCGAAGGCCACTCCAAGCTGGCTGCATGCGAAGCTCCAGCGGAGACTAGCACAATGGCCAAGACAGGCAGgaactaaaatatattaagtATATTAAATGTGCTGTTCCCTGGGAAGTAAGAAATTAATTACCAATCTAGACATGATTACAGGAGACTCCCTTCGAATCCGAAAACTGAAGAATGAATGATGCAGTTTAAGATTAGAATATCTGCTTTTATAGCCCTTAAAGCAAGACTGAATCTTTCGCTTGACTGCCTAAAGAAATGCATCACTGAGTAAACCTTAACATCAAACcagaaacatttaattagctgacaatttgaaatttgattGGGTAGTACCAAAGACGTTATTAAAGAATATTCTGCGGCAATCGAATATCACACTTGTGCTTGTCTTCAAGCCAAAACTTCTGCAGATAACCGATGGGATCGCGGGGCATCTCGCGGGCCAGTCCCAACATACCCTCCATTAGAATGGGAACCACTTCCTGTTCCAGATATACTCGCCTGTCTGCTGGTGACCTAAAGTTTTTAGTTCGGGGACATTCCTTGGCCTCAAGGCCATCGGACTCGGATTCTTTCTTGGGCTTATGTTCCTTCTTCGGCTTATCGGCATCTGGACAGAGGATCGATATAATGGCAGATGGGTTCTTCTTGCGGGGACTAACTTTTTTATTGGATGACATTTTAATAAGGTATCTGCTTAAacatggaaattaaaatgatATACATAAAAACAGATTACACAGCGGTTACTttctgataaaaaaaatttcagaAACATGTTGTATTACCCAGattattttggttttcattttggttttggccattGTATTTAAATAGCAACAGACAAGTTGAGTTAGCCACGtccttctgtctgtctgccGCCGTCCATTTTATGGAAACAAGACGCTCAGTTTTAAAGCTATTTTCAGGAAACTTTCCCATAATTCTGTCTAATGCAGGTGTTTTTTGGTGTGCATCAGTTTTTGATTATCATATAATTACAAAAAGGGTGTATAAGCTTCGGTTTGCCGAAGTTAGCTTCCTttcttgccacgcccacccaatgtcaaaaactgccacgcccacacttttgaaaaatgttttgatattttttcacatttttgttatctctcgatttgccactctaacgccctccAACCGCCAAAAcctgtcagtgttgaaatttctccttcgcacttccactagcagagtaacgggtatcagatagtcggggaacacGACTATAGcgatctctcttgttttcatttttaaaccttgacaataaaattaaattttattaatattactcaaaaaaataaaaaaagcctttgtttagttttttagTTTGTATTGAAATGCATGAGTTTATACTCAGGCATAAATTTCACGGTACAGCTGGTTGAGCACACTGGAGCATCCACTAACCTGTGGCCGTAACTGAGCACCTCCCCCGCTGCTCCATCGCTCCTCTGTCCACCAGTGGCCGCTTCTAAGCTGATTAGCATACGTAACCCGATCAAGCGAGACATCTGCTGCAGTGATCCAATCGCTTGGCTGGACGGGCGGTAACTTAAGCCGCTTAGACCTGCAAcccccacacccacaccacccaaTCTGGAGGGGATGTGGAGAGCGTGTGGTTTGATACGATTACGCAATGCACACGAGGGTTTCAATCGAATTCCGCAAACGCCCACGTTCGCCGGACTTTAGGCTCCGGCAGGCGTTCGAAGAACTTGCTTAAATCCCTTGAGAATTCACCGAAGAGAGTGTATAGTATCTGGTGCTCCAATagccaaattaaatgatcCGTTCGATAGCACAGCGACAGGAACTTAAAGGCGGTGGTCAACACGAGTATGTGGACCATCAGCTGATGTCTGGTGAAGCCCATAATCATGGGATTTTTAAAGATTTCCAACATGAAGAGGAGAGAGAGGAAAAGTGCTAGTTTTGAATTGCTgtacaaaagaaaatatttagttgccaCTTTAAATAAAGTAGGTGTTTGCAACAGACTTGCTCAACTTCAGGATTGCCATCTGGTTGTGTTGGCATCTATTGATTAAAAGACTCGCCATCGGTTTCAGTACTTCGGCCCCACTGCCCATGACTGTGCCCACCACTAGCATCGGAATTGGAGCATTTCCGTAAGCCTGACCCGCCAAATGGACCCCTCGATCGATCAGCAGAACCTGGCTAATTGTGGACATGGCGGTGGCTAGAATGCGGAAGGCCAAAGTGCTGGTCACGAAGTGACCAAGGTCAAAGGGACAGTAAAAGATGCAGTACCTACttgattaaaaagaaaaaaaaggctcatataaacaaaataaatatattcctCACGCACCAGTAGTACTTGTTTAAACTTGTTGAGGCCAATAGATCCCACTCACCAGATCAACGAACTTAGCAGAATATCTGCGGTATTACACAGTGGTTCCAATGGGAGACTACCCAAGAGCAGGTTGCCCAGGATATCGCCAGCGTAGTTCAGCAGCAGGTTGGCAAGCCACAGGACGAAGGGTTGCCACTCCAGCACCTTGTTTCCACCCCCTTTTAATCTGAAGGATCCTGCAGAAACCACCAGTTCTTCCCGCAGCTGCTGGGAGATCAGGGAGAAGTGCAGGATGCGAAAGATCAAGTGGTTGGGGAGCTGCCTCAGGATCAGTCGAGCATTCATCCCTCGATTAGCTAGCTGCACCACTCCTTCTCGGAGACTCCGGATGTTGATACCAAATTTTGGCTTCTCGAATCCAGATAATTTGATGACTAAAGTATTTCAACtacatttaaaatacttaataTTGTGAAGAAAATTTGCGTAAACGAAAATATTGACAAGCGAAACTTAGGCGTCTGTACTTGTGTGGATATTtgaatgcaaataataatagttgtCATGTCTAGCAAAATTTCAATGGTGCAAAACAGCTTGGGGCTGATGATCATTGCAATATCAACTTGGAATCTCCAAATAAGTTGAACCTTGTTAAAAACACTTGAGTCGATTGTGACTGGTAAGTGTTACTGCTTgatgttttagtagtttaaTTGGAATATATGTGTAAAATTATGTTATTGGTATAAGCTTTGATGTAACAACTTATGATTAAGAAGTTTTTAAACTTCTATCTCTTAACAAATAGCATCTCAAACAGGTGACAAGTTCCGGTGGGTATGGGTGTCAAGGCTGCGAGGCCCTGGGATCAGGGAGGCGTAGCTAATGTTTCGCACGGGCTTAATCCTTGGCAGCATCTGGTGCACCACAGGATGGGCGGCGTAGGTGAGGTGGGCGGGTGTCTGTCCAGAAGGGGGAGCCAGCTGGGCATCATCCTCCGTTGCCGCTTGGAAGAACCTCTCGACCTGTTGTCGTTCCCCAGCTTGGTGGTGATTAACAATCCTGGCGGATGGAATGAACAGCTGATGCGGCTGCTTTCGGGACTGAAGGACTAGTGGCTCCGCTGACGATAATCTGGTGAAGCTCTGGTGGGAAATGGCACTGGCCACCTGTCCGTTGCCATGCAGGATTGTCGTGGCTGCGTGACTGTGGCTCAGGCCCCAGGTGAAAAGGAGGCAAACCAGCTGTTGGTTTGAATGGGGAAATCAGAATGGGGAAACCAGTGAGAGTTGGAGCTCGAACAAAACTATGGAGATTACTTACCGTGATGTGCATGATGGTCACTTGAGTGGGCAACTAATTACCGTTAGACATGTGCCGCTGccatttatacatttatagcTGGACTTGTCCAAGAGGACTCCTTGACCAAGAGGTCACCATGTCTTGCCGCCAAAAGATTTATGGGCCATTTTGTGAGaagctaattaattaatcaaaagcTACTCCAATACGACAGCCCCTCATGAGCTGCGTGCACTTAGAGCTTCCATTACGCGCCTCCGGCTAATCGGCtaactgactggctgactCAACATAGACGGATCGCCGGATTGCCGGCGATTGTGCGAAGCCACGACAGCAACTTTAGCTATTGAAACCTctggtattggtattggtggCTTAAATACcctgcaaataaaaatgtcataaaGCTTGTAATGCAACAGAAGGTTATAAAAGATGCCTACATAGTAGGGCTTAGTTATATGGCATGATTATTTTTTCCCATCatataatacatataataaaatacttaagataaagtttttttataaaatttttaattcaatgatataaaataaatggcatCAAGCATTACATACATTAAATTCTGATTTGCCAGATAAATTCATTAGGGAAACGTCTTAGCTTGAGATGCTAAATTGGATTTACGTTAAGTTCATAATAACTGTTTTTATCAAACTTTAAACATAAAGGGTATTCCCTAGCAGGCTACTATAGCCGCCAGAGCAAACCCACTATCGAGCCACAGAAGTTGTTGGTGCGGGGGGCGGGCGGAGGAGGTGCGAAGTGGAGCGGAGTGGATCAACCTTCAGCGAGTTGCGCAGACGTAGACGGCGTCGCATGTTGTGGGCTTTGTTGTTGCGGTGCTATTACTACAATATTTGCGGCGTtaggcatttatttatttatatttcattttttcggTGTGTTTCTTTACGTAAAGCTGCGTCCAAGTTGAGACACTCCCACAATTGCAAGATAACCGCGACTGCGCGCGTGTTTCCAACGCTTCGATCGCAGATCGCGCCGTTCTCCAGGGGCTGTGCGAGGGGGCTGTACCGATGGATCTACCCCCTTGGCATGCTCCACGCCCGCCCCTGCTTGGGCCAGCAACTGCTCCACCGTGATTTCATGGCACAGCAATTCACATAGCACTTCAGTTTGACTTTGCCACTCGCTCCGCTTTGTGTTGGTTACTTGGAAGGGGAACCTACAGTCCTCGAtacgattcgattcgattcgatccgatccgatccgatccgccCACCTCAGTTCGTCGGCGGTGTTCTCAGTGACATAAACTCTCCCATTAGGCTTGGATCGTAACCATGCGGCATCTGGTGAGTGGGATGCCCATTCCCATTGGTTTAACCAACACGCTCTTTTTACACTCTGCAAACCTCCAACTGACCCCTCTAGGTGCTTCTGGCCGTAACTTACGTGGCTCTGGTTTTGGCCAAGCCGGCGACGAAGACGCCTCGCCTGCTCATCGATTCAGCACCCTCGGTGGTCTCCTACCAGGGTTCCTCGCAGGCCCAGACCCGCTTCGTCATCGCGCCCATGGGCCGGGCATTGGGCTACGTGGAGCCCACCAACCTCAATCGAACCTTCCACACGAAGGCAACGCAGGAGGGCGGCGCCACCGGCTACGAGCAGCTCAATCTGAGTCCGGTCTACGTGCCGAGTAGCTAGGCATTGGAATCGCATAGTTTTAGTTAGTTAAATGTGTAAATAAAGGCAGCGTGTGTAACAAAAAACTCCATGTGCATGTTATTCATTCGGAAAATCATAACAAAGAAAAACCTAAAATCGTTCTTACTTTAATCGAGACTTTAATGTGTATCTACACACTGTCATAAAAAAGATGGAAAATCTACATTACTGCACATTTATACGTATTCTTAGTAGAATAATGAACACAAGACATCAATATTCACGGAAAGCACATTACAGGACTTTTCTTGGGATTTGCAATAGATACTTTTTAAAACTACATAGATATGTTTCCAGAACTCGAGCACACACCGCGTTGTGTGGTGCTGGTTTCTCATTCACCCCTATTTTCATTCTGATACTTTCGTCTTTGGTTGATGTACAGTTTTTGTACAGCAAAGTGATTATTATTGCAATATACACATTCCTTGTACTCACAACCAGGCTAATTGGTTATATGTAGCACCAAGCAGGCTGCGTTTAACCACTTTAAAAGTATGTCTGATAAATAAGGACAGCAATACAACGGTGCCGCAACGATAATCATGTCGAATACCAGTCGCCGCGATATTTGGGTGCCCAGTCCCGCCATAATACTGCATCAGTTGCAATCCACCGAGGATGTGGCCGATGAATCCGCCCTGGAATACCACGAGAGCTGCAACCAGGCGTGGCGCGCCCAATACAAACACCCCGTCATGGCCAGGATGGGAGTCGGTTTCGAGTTCGTGAACTCGACCTCTCGGTACATGAGCTCCCTAATAAGCACCCAGGATGACGACACAGAGAACCACGTGATCGGTAATTCATCTTCCAGCACCAATCGACTGGGGCCCACCCTCCGAATCCCCCATGTCGAAATTCAACCTTACAGTTTCGGGTCGGATGACGAGAACCTGATTCAGCACCTGGCCTAATCCAAATACCATTTACTCCTAAAATTCCCAGTGTTTGAAAGCCTTATCCGATTTCCTCGTTTCCCTCACCAGGATACTCCTGCCTGACCTACCGCTGCCGCATCTGAACTCCATTGAATCCGGACCCGGACTGGACGCGCGATGCCCTTAATTGTGGTCTTTTATA from Drosophila yakuba strain Tai18E2 chromosome 3L, Prin_Dyak_Tai18E2_2.1, whole genome shotgun sequence carries:
- the LOC6539492 gene encoding uncharacterized protein LOC6539492 encodes the protein MSQSMNLSFAVLLCLLALGNADLQMYHPLMTLHHQPTFAKVGQLVEHVPTAVSHQSSTIVHRSVPRISSLLTPALRSTYLNYPTWSYPVFDWSNTLYRK
- the LOC6535053 gene encoding retinin, which produces MSRLFLPVLAIVLVSAGASHAASLEWPSNLVALSSVKSSQLLPIASEDSVELADGSSGSVSSSAAQPEEPSQEEAEEEQVSSASSGSVDPIGARLVSAGIPVSVPLPLILAARNGLRTVLTIQEPAVAKVGEVVQHVPTAVSHQSQTVVHDHRRLVTPIVAPAVRTTQVIRQQPPLLWTVASDPRVVLIRN
- the LOC6535054 gene encoding protein dpy-30 homolog, which gives rise to MSSNKKVSPRKKNPSAIISILCPDADKPKKEHKPKKESESDGLEAKECPRTKNFRSPADRRVYLEQEVVPILMEGMLGLAREMPRDPIGYLQKFWLEDKHKCDIRLPQNIL
- the LOC6535055 gene encoding uncharacterized protein LOC6535055 isoform X3, whose amino-acid sequence is MSTISQVLLIDRGVHLAGQAYGNAPIPMLVVGTVMGSGAEVLKPMASLLINRCQHNQMAILKLSNNSKLALFLSLLFMLEIFKNPMIMGFTRHQLMVHILVLTTAFKFLSLCYRTDHLIWLLEHQILYTLFGEFSRDLSKFFERLPEPKVRRTWAFAEFD
- the LOC6535055 gene encoding trimeric intracellular cation channel type B isoform X2, giving the protein MNARLILRQLPNHLIFRILHFSLISQQLREELVVSAGSFRLKGGGNKVLEWQPFVLWLANLLLNYAGDILGNLLLGSLPLEPLCNTADILLSSLIWYCIFYCPFDLGHFVTSTLAFRILATAMSTISQVLLIDRGVHLAGQAYGNAPIPMLVVGTVMGSGAEVLKPMASLLINRCQHNQMAILKLSNNSKLALFLSLLFMLEIFKNPMIMGFTRHQLMVHILVLTTAFKFLSLCYRTDHLIWLLEHQILYTLFGEFSRDLSKFFERLPEPKVRRTWAFAEFD
- the LOC6535055 gene encoding trimeric intracellular cation channel type 1B.2 isoform X1, with the translated sequence MNARLILRQLPNHLIFRILHFSLISQQLREELVVSAGSFRLKGGGNKVLEWQPFVLWLANLLLNYAGDILGNLLLGSLPLEPLCNTADILLSSLICRYCIFYCPFDLGHFVTSTLAFRILATAMSTISQVLLIDRGVHLAGQAYGNAPIPMLVVGTVMGSGAEVLKPMASLLINRCQHNQMAILKLSNNSKLALFLSLLFMLEIFKNPMIMGFTRHQLMVHILVLTTAFKFLSLCYRTDHLIWLLEHQILYTLFGEFSRDLSKFFERLPEPKVRRTWAFAEFD
- the LOC6535055 gene encoding trimeric intracellular cation channel type 1B.2 isoform X4, which codes for MNARLILRQLPNHLIFRILHFSLISQQLREELVVSAGSFRLKGGGNKVLEWQPFVLWLANLLLNYAGDILGNLLLGSLPLEPLCNTADILLSSLICLFFLFNQVGTASFTVPLTLVTS
- the LOC6535056 gene encoding uncharacterized protein LOC6535056 is translated as MHITLVCLLFTWGLSHSHAATTILHGNGQVASAISHQSFTRLSSAEPLVLQSRKQPHQLFIPSARIVNHHQAGERQQVERFFQAATEDDAQLAPPSGQTPAHLTYAAHPVVHQMLPRIKPVRNISYASLIPGPRSLDTHTHRNLSPV
- the LOC6535057 gene encoding uncharacterized protein LOC6535057, whose protein sequence is MRHLVLLAVTYVALVLAKPATKTPRLLIDSAPSVVSYQGSSQAQTRFVIAPMGRALGYVEPTNLNRTFHTKATQEGGATGYEQLNLSPVYVPSS
- the LOC6535064 gene encoding uncharacterized protein LOC6535064 isoform X1, which translates into the protein MSNTSRRDIWVPSPAIILHQLQSTEDVADESALEYHESCNQAWRAQYKHPVMARMGVGFEFVNSTSRYMSSLISTQDDDTENHVIGNSSSSTNRLGPTLRIPHVEIQPYSFGSDDENLIQHLA
- the LOC6535064 gene encoding uncharacterized protein LOC6535064 isoform X2, giving the protein MSNTSRRDIWVPSPAIILHQLQSTEDVADESALEYHESCNQAWRAQYKHPVMARMGVGFEFVNSTSRYMSSLISTQDDDTENHVIGYSCLTYRCRI